In the Luteolibacter rhizosphaerae genome, AGGTAGATCGGAGCCGCGATCACGGCGAGCAGGGAGATGATGAAAAGGAAACCGGTATTGATCCAGTCCACCCGCTCGAAAGAGATTCTCGGATTCATGTATAAGAATAGCCCCGAAGGGCGCGGAGGGATACTCTGCTTTGCCGGGAAGGTCAACGTCGCAGCAAGGCCGACGGGGGATTCTTTTGAAGATTGGCGGCCGCTTGCGTGGAACCACGCAGAATTGCCCTCGGCGATTTCCAAAAATTCCTGACTTGCCCCCGGTGGAAATCGAGTCATGGTTCGCTCGCGCTCGCCACCCTGGCGAATTCAAGGCATGGAGGGTCATCAGGTGATTGATTTCAGTGGTGATTTGAAACCCGGTTCTCGGGAACAGTCGAAGAAGAGACAGTAGGATAGTTCGGGCCACTGATTAACAATGAGCAAGATGTACGTGGGGAACCTCCCCTTCTCCGCCAGCGAAGATGAGCTGCGCGAAGCCTTCGGCCAATTCGGCCCCGTGAGCGAAGTGAGCCTTGTGATGGATCGCGAAACCGGCCGCCCGCGCGGCTTTGCCTTCGTGACCATGGGCACCAAGGAAGCCATGGAAGCCGCAATCCGCGGTTTGGACGGCAAGGATTTCGGTGGCCGTAACCTGACCGTGAACGAAGCGCGCCCGCGCGAAGAGCGCCCCTCCTTCGGTGGCGGCGGTGATCGTCGTGGTGGTGGCGGCGGCGGCTACGGTGGTGATCGCCGTGGCGGCGGCGGTGGTGGTGGTGGCTACGGCGAGCGCCGTGGTGGCGGCGGCGGTGGCCGTGGCGGCTACAGCGATGACCGCCGTGGTGGCGGCGGCGGTGGCCGCTGGTAAGACCTACCAGTCGTTTCCCAACTTTAAAGAAGGGCGGATCCTCAGAAGAGATCCGCCCTTTTTCTTTCTCAG is a window encoding:
- a CDS encoding RNA recognition motif domain-containing protein, coding for MSKMYVGNLPFSASEDELREAFGQFGPVSEVSLVMDRETGRPRGFAFVTMGTKEAMEAAIRGLDGKDFGGRNLTVNEARPREERPSFGGGGDRRGGGGGGYGGDRRGGGGGGGGYGERRGGGGGGRGGYSDDRRGGGGGGRW